A part of Paenibacillus sp. 481 genomic DNA contains:
- a CDS encoding saccharopine dehydrogenase family protein, with translation MKTVLVTGSSGGLGRQICRQVVSHLQHVHLILGDYNTTRADAFASELGVHVSIQYVNIHDEQSLLQAVQISDLIINTLVSDTSILVEKCIEYGTPLVDVTVNLAQIQRYLSYDEQALALQVPIIIGAGFIPGLSGLLVKHAVSQLDEPHSADLAFLQSANASSGLNGFVDMLGILSSRVVYKGRHGERLYAAVSHKRSFLFPSAHIDRSMWLAHFFERDIVSEKLRLPAINYWTGFDKSALPFLLYVLSRLRVLNVFQDPTKAARWGKLLYSQVKHNPQQPETTSIAAEAHGIVNGQYVRQTYGLTAPSDYAITSLVVVTIVKLLEEREPMGGVVFPFEVFSLEEVMAHLREHGIEFVEHQLKLAQHV, from the coding sequence ATGAAAACGGTGCTCGTAACTGGTTCGTCCGGTGGTTTAGGCAGACAGATTTGTAGACAAGTTGTGTCTCACCTTCAGCATGTTCACCTCATTCTGGGTGACTATAATACGACGCGAGCGGATGCGTTCGCGTCGGAACTCGGTGTCCACGTATCGATCCAATACGTTAATATTCATGATGAGCAGAGCCTCTTACAAGCTGTTCAAATCAGTGACCTCATTATAAATACGCTTGTTTCCGACACGTCTATACTCGTTGAAAAATGTATAGAGTACGGAACACCGCTCGTTGATGTAACGGTCAATCTAGCACAAATTCAACGTTATTTATCGTATGACGAGCAGGCCCTTGCTTTGCAAGTTCCGATCATAATCGGTGCGGGCTTTATTCCAGGTCTGTCCGGATTGCTAGTCAAGCACGCGGTGTCCCAGCTGGATGAGCCGCATTCGGCTGATCTTGCCTTTTTACAAAGTGCGAATGCTTCGTCGGGTTTGAACGGTTTTGTCGATATGCTCGGCATATTATCAAGTCGCGTGGTATACAAGGGCCGCCATGGTGAACGGCTGTACGCTGCTGTTTCACACAAGCGCTCTTTTTTATTTCCGTCTGCACATATCGATCGTTCGATGTGGTTGGCTCATTTTTTTGAAAGAGATATCGTGTCTGAAAAATTGCGTCTACCCGCTATCAACTATTGGACTGGTTTTGATAAATCCGCACTTCCTTTCTTACTTTATGTGCTAAGTCGCTTGCGTGTCCTGAACGTATTTCAAGATCCAACGAAAGCTGCCCGCTGGGGGAAGCTACTATATTCGCAAGTGAAGCACAATCCACAGCAGCCGGAAACGACGAGCATCGCGGCTGAAGCGCATGGCATCGTAAATGGACAGTACGTGCGGCAAACCTATGGCTTAACGGCACCATCTGATTATGCGATTACTTCTTTGGTCGTTGTGACTATTGTGAAGCTGTTGGAGGAGCGTGAACCAATGGGTGGTGTCGTTTTTCCATTTGAAGTATTTTCACTGGAAGAAGTTATGGCTCATCTCAGAGAACATGGTATTGAATTTGTTGAGCATCAGCTCAAGCTTGCGCAGCATGTATAA
- a CDS encoding 5'-nucleotidase: MPYDIEDKFVIAVASSALFDLTESDRVFMDKGEDEYRKYQREHEHQVLQPGNAFPLIKRLLHLHTGETEDQPVEVVLLSRNDPDTGLRVFKSIEHYKLPISRAVFVTGNNPFAYMEAFNATLFLSGNPADVKEAVEQGFPAGCIYPTDYIDDDEDSELRIAFDFDGIIADDSAESVYQQGGALDSFHQHERLKAGEPLPPGPLLRFFTEISKLQRRELEKNRSNPDYKPKIRVAIATARNAPAHERVITTLRQLDIRVDEAFFLGGIDKNRVLRIFKPHIFFDDQVGHIEGASRIVPSVHVPFGITNNKGRQAEQPPGKQSN; encoded by the coding sequence GTGCCTTACGACATTGAAGACAAATTTGTGATCGCGGTCGCTTCGAGTGCATTGTTTGACCTAACCGAGTCGGATCGTGTGTTTATGGACAAAGGGGAGGACGAATACCGGAAGTATCAACGGGAGCATGAACATCAGGTGCTACAGCCAGGAAATGCTTTTCCGCTTATTAAAAGGCTGCTACATCTGCATACCGGTGAAACGGAAGATCAACCTGTTGAAGTCGTGCTGCTATCGCGTAACGATCCCGACACGGGGTTGCGTGTATTTAAATCGATTGAGCATTACAAGCTTCCGATCAGCCGTGCTGTTTTTGTGACGGGAAATAATCCGTTTGCTTATATGGAGGCGTTCAATGCGACCTTATTTCTGTCCGGCAATCCAGCCGATGTGAAGGAAGCGGTTGAACAAGGGTTTCCTGCTGGCTGTATTTATCCGACGGATTACATTGATGACGACGAAGATAGTGAGCTGCGCATTGCATTTGATTTTGATGGCATTATTGCTGACGATTCAGCTGAATCGGTATATCAGCAAGGCGGGGCGTTAGATTCATTTCATCAGCACGAAAGGCTCAAGGCAGGAGAGCCCTTGCCGCCAGGTCCGTTGCTGCGCTTTTTTACCGAAATATCAAAGTTACAGCGTAGAGAACTCGAAAAGAACCGTTCCAATCCCGATTACAAGCCTAAAATTAGAGTAGCCATTGCAACTGCGCGGAATGCCCCAGCTCATGAAAGGGTCATAACGACGCTGCGGCAACTTGACATTCGGGTCGATGAAGCTTTTTTTCTCGGTGGAATTGATAAAAATAGAGTGCTCCGCATTTTTAAGCCACATATTTTCTTTGATGATCAGGTTGGACATATTGAAGGGGCTTCAAGAATTGTCCCGTCTGTACATGTGCCGTTTGGGATAACGAACAACAAGGGACGTCAAGCAGAACAGCCGCCAGGAAAGCAGTCAAATTAA
- a CDS encoding GNAT family N-acetyltransferase, with protein MVTINKVEIDQLLELKALYEQLVENDTNLNKMTETYKLMLQNPHYYVLGAQIEDQLVGTVMGIICYDLIGDCLPFMVVENVVVSDKHQGAGIGKKLMNAIEEIANEHHCSYIIFVSSGFRTDAHKFYESLGYCKEPVKGFRKQLNGGVVPKQTS; from the coding sequence ATGGTTACGATTAATAAAGTAGAAATCGATCAATTACTAGAATTAAAAGCATTATATGAACAATTAGTAGAAAACGATACGAACTTGAACAAAATGACAGAAACGTACAAGCTTATGTTACAAAATCCTCATTATTATGTGCTAGGTGCGCAAATCGAGGATCAGTTAGTCGGTACCGTGATGGGCATCATTTGCTATGATTTGATCGGCGACTGCTTGCCATTTATGGTTGTGGAAAATGTTGTCGTATCGGACAAGCATCAAGGAGCTGGAATTGGCAAAAAATTAATGAATGCGATCGAGGAAATCGCTAATGAGCATCACTGTTCCTATATCATTTTCGTTTCCAGCGGCTTTAGAACGGATGCGCATAAGTTCTACGAGTCGCTAGGCTATTGCAAGGAGCCTGTGAAAGGTTTTAGAAAGCAGCTCAATGGCGGTGTGGTTCCTAAGCAAACGAGCTGA
- a CDS encoding serine hydrolase domain-containing protein, translated as MLRQKIDLQATEIDFSGVVLLRDKSGEGVEAAYGYANRAEQIANTIHTRFGIASGCKLFTAIGICQLVERGLLSFDSLLADCVPHDFPQFGKQITVHHLLTHSSGIPDYFDEDVMGDFEDLWKTKPMYLMKQPVDFLPMFADLPMMFKPGERFHYNNAGFILLGLIIEQRTGLAFSQYIKEHIFAPCGMDDSGYFSLDRLPQRTAIGYIDNEEDGTWRTNVYSLPITGGADGGAFVTAADMIKLWEALCSYKLLSQTYTDMLLAPHIHHEDDEFYGYGVWITKQNDAIYKWHVMGYDPGVCFHAAIYPSLGKTAVVIANKNGGAWTLTKELEKSFTHTN; from the coding sequence ATGTTAAGGCAGAAGATTGATCTGCAAGCAACTGAAATTGACTTTTCAGGTGTTGTGCTACTGCGTGATAAGAGTGGTGAAGGTGTAGAAGCCGCTTATGGCTATGCCAATCGAGCCGAACAAATCGCCAATACGATCCATACTCGATTTGGTATTGCTTCAGGCTGCAAATTGTTTACCGCGATTGGTATTTGTCAGTTAGTAGAGCGTGGATTGCTTTCATTTGATAGTCTGCTCGCGGACTGTGTACCGCATGATTTCCCGCAGTTTGGCAAGCAGATTACGGTTCATCATTTATTGACACACAGCTCGGGCATACCGGACTACTTTGATGAAGACGTCATGGGGGATTTTGAAGACCTTTGGAAGACAAAGCCCATGTACTTGATGAAGCAACCAGTTGATTTCCTCCCGATGTTTGCGGATTTGCCGATGATGTTTAAGCCAGGTGAACGTTTTCATTACAATAATGCTGGTTTTATTTTGTTAGGCTTAATCATTGAGCAGCGGACAGGCCTTGCTTTTTCACAATATATCAAAGAGCATATTTTTGCACCTTGTGGAATGGATGACTCCGGATATTTTTCACTAGATCGATTGCCGCAGCGGACGGCGATTGGCTACATCGACAACGAGGAAGACGGAACTTGGAGAACGAATGTGTATTCCCTTCCTATTACAGGTGGAGCTGATGGGGGCGCCTTTGTTACAGCAGCAGACATGATTAAATTATGGGAAGCTTTGTGTAGCTACAAGCTGTTAAGCCAAACGTATACGGACATGTTGTTAGCTCCACATATTCATCATGAGGATGACGAGTTCTATGGCTATGGGGTTTGGATAACGAAACAGAACGATGCTATTTATAAATGGCATGTAATGGGTTACGATCCCGGGGTATGTTTTCATGCGGCCATTTATCCGAGCTTGGGCAAAACGGCTGTTGTGATCGCTAATAAAAACGGTGGTGCTTGGACCCTTACGAAGGAGCTAGAAAAAAGCTTTACACACACAAACTAG
- a CDS encoding 2,3-diaminopropionate biosynthesis protein SbnB gives MRYLNEADIQRIGIDWKALADVIEAVAGAYKRGEYAQPIKPYLKFGSDKNRIIAMPAYISEPIRTAGLKWIASYPDNLLKGLPRANSITVLNDADTGVPSLLINGSLISTIRTTAVSAALLRKLLQQSKGDLEGDLEGVTARQGRDLEVAVIGLGPIGQMHIRMVASLFSDRVARIRVYDKRPVELHQLFDHELRTAVAIEVCETWQEAYEDADLVFTCTASSERYIDVPSKQGSILMHISLRDYKLEALDGISTYIVDSWDEVCRADTEIERLHVERGLRQEQTVTYSDVLCGAAEHQISSQGRILFTPMGLAVFDVAIAAWYGSQAEQRNIGVNLD, from the coding sequence ATGCGTTATTTAAATGAGGCAGATATACAACGTATTGGCATTGATTGGAAGGCGCTGGCCGATGTGATCGAAGCTGTTGCAGGTGCTTATAAGCGTGGCGAATACGCGCAGCCGATTAAGCCTTATTTAAAGTTTGGCAGCGACAAAAATCGTATTATTGCGATGCCTGCCTATATTAGTGAGCCTATTCGTACGGCAGGTTTGAAGTGGATTGCGAGCTATCCAGACAACCTATTGAAAGGTTTGCCGCGAGCGAACAGTATTACCGTGCTGAACGATGCCGACACGGGTGTGCCTTCGTTGCTTATTAACGGCAGCTTAATCAGCACGATTCGTACAACTGCGGTAAGCGCAGCGCTGTTGCGCAAGCTTTTGCAGCAGTCGAAAGGAGACTTGGAGGGAGACTTGGAGGGAGTGACCGCGCGACAGGGGCGAGACTTAGAAGTCGCGGTCATCGGTCTTGGTCCGATAGGGCAAATGCATATTCGGATGGTTGCCAGCTTGTTCAGCGATCGCGTTGCTCGTATACGCGTCTACGATAAACGCCCCGTTGAACTGCATCAGCTATTCGATCACGAATTGCGGACAGCGGTCGCGATTGAAGTGTGCGAGACTTGGCAAGAGGCTTATGAGGATGCCGATCTCGTATTTACTTGCACCGCATCGAGCGAGCGCTATATTGACGTACCGTCAAAACAAGGCAGTATCCTGATGCATATTTCATTGCGTGACTATAAGCTGGAAGCGCTTGACGGAATTAGCACGTATATTGTCGATAGCTGGGACGAAGTGTGCCGTGCAGACACAGAGATCGAGCGACTCCATGTGGAGCGGGGACTTCGTCAAGAGCAGACCGTGACGTACAGCGATGTCCTATGTGGTGCTGCGGAACATCAAATAAGCTCACAGGGGCGCATCTTATTTACACCTATGGGCTTAGCGGTGTTCGATGTCGCCATTGCAGCATGGTACGGTTCGCAAGCAGAGCAGCGTAACATCGGGGTAAATTTGGATTGA
- the sbnA gene encoding 2,3-diaminopropionate biosynthesis protein SbnA has protein sequence MMSVIGHTPIVKLQRIFKDSPFETYVKLEMLNPGGSTKDRPARAMILAALEEGRLRPGSVVVESSSGNLAIGLAQICNLVGCRFICVVDPRTTTTNLRILRAYGARIDLVRKPDAATGEFVPARLRRVRHWLRRLPNAFWPNQYANSHNALSHQQTTMTEIAADLPRIDYLFCGVSTCGTLRGCVDYIREHGLRTKVVAVDAEGSAIFGKQLKQRRLLPGLGAGIRPSLCPTEGIDEQIDISELECIVGCRKLARIESILAGGSSGGVIAAVHKYRERIPAGSVCVLLLPDRGERYLETIYDDAWIAEQYGHSFLARVHAQLEGEGGDEQRCVI, from the coding sequence ATGATGTCGGTAATTGGCCACACACCGATCGTGAAGTTGCAGCGCATATTCAAAGATTCGCCATTTGAAACATATGTGAAGCTAGAAATGCTTAATCCTGGTGGCAGTACGAAAGATCGGCCCGCACGAGCAATGATTCTCGCAGCGTTGGAGGAGGGCCGGCTGCGCCCCGGTTCTGTCGTTGTGGAATCCAGCTCTGGGAACTTAGCCATCGGCCTAGCGCAAATTTGCAATTTGGTAGGCTGCCGGTTTATTTGTGTCGTCGATCCACGCACGACGACAACCAATTTGCGCATATTGCGCGCCTATGGCGCACGGATCGACCTTGTGCGCAAGCCTGATGCAGCGACAGGCGAATTCGTGCCTGCGCGACTGCGACGTGTGCGCCATTGGCTGCGCAGGCTGCCGAACGCTTTTTGGCCAAACCAATATGCCAACAGCCATAATGCCTTATCCCATCAGCAGACAACCATGACAGAAATCGCGGCTGATTTGCCGCGGATCGATTATTTGTTCTGCGGTGTTAGCACCTGTGGCACGCTGCGCGGCTGCGTAGACTATATCCGCGAACACGGCTTGCGGACCAAAGTGGTGGCCGTCGATGCCGAAGGCAGCGCTATTTTCGGCAAGCAGCTCAAGCAACGCCGCCTGCTGCCTGGACTTGGCGCGGGCATTCGGCCCTCGCTATGCCCAACAGAAGGTATTGATGAGCAGATAGATATTAGCGAGCTGGAGTGCATAGTAGGCTGTCGCAAGCTTGCTCGCATCGAATCCATTTTAGCAGGCGGCTCATCGGGTGGCGTGATTGCAGCTGTACACAAATATAGGGAGCGCATCCCAGCGGGATCTGTGTGCGTACTTCTGCTACCTGATCGGGGCGAGCGTTATTTGGAAACGATTTACGATGATGCTTGGATTGCGGAGCAGTACGGTCACTCCTTTCTGGCACGCGTACATGCGCAGCTCGAAGGTGAGGGAGGTGATGAGCAGCGATGCGTTATTTAA